A region from the Colius striatus isolate bColStr4 chromosome 12, bColStr4.1.hap1, whole genome shotgun sequence genome encodes:
- the SLITRK3 gene encoding SLIT and NTRK-like protein 3: MMKPSTAETLHKGRMLWIILLSTIALAWTTPIPLIEDSEELDEPCFDPCYCEVKESLFHIHCDNKGFINISQITESWSRPFKLYLQRNSMRKLYTNSFLHLNNAVSINLGNNALQDIQTGAFNGLRVLKRLYLHENKLDIFRNDTFLGLESLEYLQADYNVIKRIESGAFRNLSKLRVLILNDNLIPMLPTNLFKSVSLTHLDLRGNRLKVLSYRGMLDHIGRSLMEIQLEENPWNCTCEIVQLKSWLERIPYTALVGDITCETPFHFHGKDLREIKRSKLCPMLSDSEVEASLGIPQLSSSKENAWPTKPSSMLSSFHFTASSVEYKTSNKQPKPTKQPRAPRPPPTSRGLYPGPNQPPVAAYQTRPPIPIICPTGCSCSLHINDLGLTVNCKERGFHNISELLPRPLNAKKLYLSGNLIQKIYRSDFWNFSSLDLLHLGNNRISYVQDGAFINLPNLKSLYLNGNDIERLTPGMFRGLQSLHYLYFEYNLIREIQPAAFSLMPNLKLLFLNDNLLRTLPTDAFAGTSLARLNLRNNHFLALPVAGVLEHLHAIVQIDLKLNPWDCTCELVPLKQWLEALSSVSVVGEVLCASPEHLARRDLRSLELAALCPAALRPAAAASPSAAPPPPAATGAAAYELPPAAAAVPLSVLILSLLVLFFSAVLVAAGLFAFVLRRRRRKLPFRGPRPEAADLGGVPLRCPRLFEEGGGGGGGGGGGGGGGGERSPEKAPPVGHVYDYIPHPVTQMCNNPIYKPREEEEAAGGSGGGEAAELLRGGGERFAHAAAAATTAQEPGTNYRTLLEKEQEWSLAVSSSQLNTIVAVHPQHPAGGGLAAGGGGLGGAAAGGAPRDRDRPPPCAVGFVDCLYGTVPKLKELHVHPPGMQYPDLQQDARLKETLLFAAGKGFSDHQTPPSEYLELRAKLQTKPDYLEVLEKTTYRF; encoded by the coding sequence ATGATGAAACCTTCCACAGCAGAGACGCTTCATAAAGGAAGGATGTTGTGGATAATTCTTCTAAGCACAATTGCTCTAGCATGGACTACACCAATTCCCTTGATAGAGGACTCGGAGGAACTCGATGAGCCCTGCTTTGATCCATGTTACTGTGAAGTGAAGGAGAGCCTTTTCCATATACATTGCGACAACAAGGGATTTATAAATATTAGTCAGATAACAGAGTCATGGTCGAGACCTTTTAAACTTTATCTGCAGAGGAATTCCATGAGGAAATTGTACACTAACAGTTTTCTTCACTTGAACAATGCTGTGTCTATTAACCTTGGGAACAATGCACTGCAGGACATTCAGACGGGGGCTTTTAATGGGCTCCGAGTTCTGAAGAGGTTGTATTTGCACGAAAACAAATtggacattttcagaaatgacaCTTTCCTGGGTTTGGAAAGTCTGGAATATCTGCAGGCAGATTACAACGTCATTAAACGGATTGAAAGCGGGGCATTTCGAAACCTAAGTAAATTGAGGGTCCTTATCCTAAATGACAATCTTATCCCCATGCTTCCCACCAACTTATTTAAGTCTGTGTCCTTAACTCACTTGGACTTGCGCGGGAACCGGCTAAAAGTCCTTTCGTACCGCGGGATGTTGGACCATATTGGCAGGAGCCTGATGGAGATCCAGCTGGAGGAGAACCCATGGAACTGTACGTGTGAGATCGTGCAGCTGAAGAGCTGGCTGGAGCGCATTCCCTACACCGCCCTGGTAGGGGACATCACCTGCGAGACCCCTTTCCACTTCCACGGAAAAGACCTGCGGGAAATCAAAAGAAGTAAGCTCTGTCCCATGCTGTCCGACTCCGAGGTGGAAGCCAGCCTGGGTATCCCTCAGCTGTCGTCCAGCAAGGAGAACGCGTGGCCTACGAAGCCTTCCTCCATGCTGTCCTCCTTCCATTTCACCGCTTCCTCTGTTGAGTACAAAACGTCCAACAAGCAGCCCAAACCCACCAAGCAGCCCAGGGCGCCTCGGCCTCCCCCGACGTCCCGCGGCCTGTACCCTGGGCCGAACCAGCCGCCCGTGGCTGCCTACCAGACCCGGCCCCCCATCCCCATCATCTGCCCTACTGGGTGCTCTTGCAGTTTGCACATCAATGACCTGGGCCTGACGGTCAACTGCAAGGAGCGAGGGTTTCACAACATCTCCGAGCTCTTGCCCAGGCCTTTGAATGCCAAGAAGCTGTACCTGAGCGGGAATTTGATCCAGAAAATCTACCGCTCCGATTTCTggaatttttcttccttggatCTCTTACACCTGGGGAACAACCGGATCTCCTACGTGCAGGACGGGGCTTTTATCAACCTGCCCAATCTCAAGAGCCTCTATCTGAACGGCAATGACATCGAGCGGCTCACCCCGGGCATGTTCCGGGGCCTGCAGAGTTTGCATTACCTGTACTTCGAGTACAACCTGATCAGGGAAATCCAGCCGGCGGCCTTCAGCCTCATGCCCAACCTAAAGCTCCTCTTCCTAAACGACAACCTGCTCCGCACCCTGCCCACCGACGCCTTCGCCGGCACCTCCCTGGCCCGCCTCAACCTTCGCAACAACCATTTCTTGGCGCTGCCGGTGGCCGGGGTGCTGGAGCATCTCCACGCCATCGTCCAGATCGACCTGAAGCTCAACCCGTGGGACTGCACCTGCGAGCTGGTGCCCCTCAAGCAGTGGCTGGAGGCTCTCAGCTCGGTCAGCGTGGTGGGTGAGGTGCTGTGCGCCAGCCCCGAGCACCTGGCCCGCCGCGACCTCCGCTCCCTGGAGCTGGCGGCCCTCTGCCCGGCCGCCctgcgccccgccgccgccgcctcgcccTCCGCCGCCCCTCCGCCTCCCGCCGCCACCGGTGCCGCCGCCTACGAGCTgccgccggccgccgccgccgtcccGCTCTCCGTCCTCATCCTCAGCCTCCTCGTGCTCTTCTTTTCCGCCGTGCTGGTGGCCGCCGGGCTTTTTGCCTTCGTCCTGCGCCGTCGCCGACGGAAGCTGCCGTTCCGCGGCCCGCGGCCGGAGGCGGCCGACCTGGGCGGCGTTCCGTTGCGCTGCCCGCGGCTCTTCGAGGagggcggcggtggcggcggcggcggcggcggcggcgggggcggagGGGGCGAGCGGTCCCCGGAGAAGGCGCCCCCGGTGGGCCACGTCTACGACTACATCCCGCACCCGGTGACCCAGATGTGCAACAACCCCATCTACAAGccgcgggaggaggaggaggcggcgggcggcagcggcggcggggaAGCGGCGGAGCTGCTGCGGGGCGGCGGCGAGCGCTTCGCccacgccgccgccgccgccaccaccGCGCAGGAGCCGGGCACCAACTACCGCACCTTGCTGGAGAAGGAGCAGGAGTGGAGCCTGGCCGTGTCCAGCTCGCAGCTCAACACCATCGTCGCCgtccacccccagcaccccgcGGGCGGCGGGctggcggcgggcggcggcgggctcgggggggcggcggcgggaggagccCCGCGGGACCGCGACCGCCCGCCGCCCTGCGCCGTGGGCTTCGTGGACTGCCTGTACGGCACAGTGCCCAAGCTGAAGGAACTGCACGTCCACCCCCCTGGCATGCAATACCCGGACCTCCAGCAGGACGCCAGGCTCAAAGAAACCCTTCTCTTCGCGGCCGGCAAGGGCTTCTCAGACCACCAAACTCCCCCAAGCGAATACCTCGAGTTAAGGGCCAAACTCCAAACCAAGCCGGATTACCTCGAAGTCCTGGAGAAGACCACGTACCGGTTCTga